In Curtobacterium sp. TC1, the following proteins share a genomic window:
- a CDS encoding NUDIX hydrolase, with product MPDTTPPGPPPGPRDPGDAWAVGPDGTKAWGLFGAAGLLVDDGAGRVLLQHRVEWSHHGGTWGIPGGARHQGEDAVTGALRESAEEAGVPHDGVDLRHTALLDLGFWTYTTVVGRASRPFEPVIADRESIALSWIPVDDVDDLPLHPGFGKSWPALRASITTTPHIVVDAANVVGSVPDGWWKDRAGAAARLLSSVTALAASGVAADLLALPFTRWWPRWTVVLEGAARGATSDGTDASGPVEVVHAPGSGDDAIVSAAQSAVDAGDGPVVVVTADRGLRARVEAIDAVVHGPSWLRDQS from the coding sequence GTGCCAGACACCACGCCTCCCGGACCGCCCCCGGGCCCCCGCGACCCCGGCGACGCCTGGGCGGTCGGCCCCGACGGCACCAAGGCCTGGGGACTCTTCGGCGCCGCCGGACTGCTCGTCGACGACGGCGCCGGACGCGTGCTCCTGCAGCACCGCGTCGAGTGGAGCCACCACGGCGGCACCTGGGGCATCCCCGGCGGCGCACGACACCAGGGCGAGGACGCCGTCACCGGCGCACTCCGCGAGTCCGCGGAGGAAGCCGGGGTGCCGCACGACGGCGTCGACCTGCGCCACACCGCACTGCTCGACCTGGGGTTCTGGACCTACACGACCGTCGTGGGGCGCGCCTCCCGGCCCTTCGAACCGGTCATCGCGGACCGCGAGAGCATCGCGCTCTCCTGGATCCCCGTCGACGACGTCGACGACCTGCCGCTGCACCCCGGGTTCGGGAAGTCGTGGCCGGCCCTCCGCGCGTCCATCACCACCACGCCGCACATCGTCGTCGACGCCGCGAACGTCGTCGGCAGCGTGCCCGACGGGTGGTGGAAGGACCGCGCGGGTGCCGCCGCGCGCCTGCTGTCGTCGGTGACGGCGCTCGCCGCGTCCGGGGTGGCGGCCGACCTGCTCGCGTTGCCGTTCACCCGGTGGTGGCCGCGGTGGACGGTGGTGCTCGAGGGCGCAGCCCGTGGCGCCACGTCGGACGGGACCGACGCGTCCGGACCGGTCGAGGTCGTGCATGCGCCGGGCTCCGGCGACGACGCGATCGTTTCGGCTGCGCAGTCCGCGGTGGACGCGGGGGACGGACCCGTCGTGGTGGTCACCGCCGACCGTGGGCTCCGCGCCCGCGTCGAGGCGATCGACGCTGTCGTGCACGGACCGTCCTGGCTGCGCGACCAGTCCTAG
- a CDS encoding phosphotransferase enzyme family protein, with protein sequence MERITRADDRVHRPAGPWTPTVHRLLAHLHEQGFVAAPEPIEHGDTLETVSFVPGVAGEYPWTEDVASEAALVTSARLLRQFHDAAATYPLDATRDLWSQAVRAPVETIVHGDFAPYNCVYDGIQAVGLIDFDTAHPGPRVWDVASAVYRFAPFTTGDVEGMTAPALEDRLARAAEFCRAYDLDARSRSVLVETMTASLVAMVTTMETEAAAGNPKFVSDLAHGHADLYRADVAYLEQHADAIAAAVA encoded by the coding sequence ATGGAGCGGATCACCAGGGCCGACGACCGAGTCCACCGCCCGGCCGGGCCGTGGACACCGACCGTCCACCGGCTGCTCGCACACCTGCACGAACAGGGGTTCGTCGCGGCACCGGAGCCGATCGAGCACGGCGACACCCTCGAGACGGTGTCGTTCGTCCCCGGGGTCGCGGGGGAGTACCCGTGGACCGAGGACGTCGCGAGCGAAGCCGCCCTCGTCACGAGCGCCCGGCTGCTCCGGCAGTTCCACGACGCCGCAGCCACGTATCCGCTCGACGCGACACGCGACCTCTGGTCACAGGCGGTCCGTGCCCCCGTCGAGACGATCGTGCACGGCGACTTCGCCCCGTACAACTGCGTCTACGACGGCATCCAGGCCGTGGGGCTCATCGACTTCGACACCGCACACCCCGGGCCCCGCGTCTGGGACGTCGCGAGTGCCGTGTACCGGTTCGCCCCGTTCACCACCGGAGACGTCGAGGGCATGACCGCCCCCGCCCTCGAGGACCGGCTCGCCCGTGCCGCGGAGTTCTGCCGCGCCTACGACCTCGACGCCCGCTCCCGCAGCGTCCTTGTCGAGACGATGACCGCGTCCCTCGTCGCGATGGTCACCACCATGGAGACCGAGGCCGCCGCGGGCAACCCGAAGTTCGTCAGCGACCTGGCACACGGGCACGCCGACCTGTACCGGGCCGACGTCGCCTACCTCGAGCAGCACGCCGACGCCATCGCCGCCGCCGTCGCGTGA
- a CDS encoding winged helix DNA-binding domain-containing protein, with protein MTPTPAQLRTLRLAAQGIAVPGLDPTAAVERMTAVQGQDLGQALWAIGVRAPGASRDDVRAAFDRGGLVRSWPMRGTLHAVRPDDLRLLLSLTAERTLRSIARRATELGIDRPLLDRARDATVAALSGGRALVRDELFEEYRAAGIDPAAGRGYHLLLQLSQEGLVAWGPTARVGQGLVLLDEWAPAAAEVPDRDEALRRVLVGYLRGRGPATETDAAGWTKLPLGDLRRARAAAGDAVEDLGDGLLALADRPTTGGTPIVHLLPGFDEYLLGYADRSAQLDPAHADRVVPGANGMFLPMVVVRGRVVGTWKRTERAGGVLVTVTPFAALDTAAVRALDAAAARYARFLDAPVAFGVVEATSR; from the coding sequence GTGACCCCGACCCCTGCGCAGCTCCGCACGCTGCGGCTCGCCGCGCAGGGGATCGCGGTCCCCGGGCTCGACCCCACCGCCGCCGTCGAGCGGATGACCGCCGTGCAGGGTCAGGACCTCGGCCAGGCGCTCTGGGCCATCGGGGTCCGCGCACCCGGGGCAAGCCGCGACGACGTCCGCGCCGCCTTCGACCGCGGTGGACTCGTCCGCTCCTGGCCGATGCGGGGCACCCTGCACGCCGTGCGCCCCGACGACCTGCGACTCCTGCTCTCCCTGACCGCCGAACGGACCCTGCGGAGCATCGCCCGACGCGCCACCGAACTCGGCATCGACCGGCCCCTGCTCGACCGAGCCCGGGACGCCACGGTCGCCGCACTCTCCGGCGGTCGTGCCCTCGTCCGCGACGAACTCTTCGAGGAGTACCGCGCCGCCGGAATCGACCCCGCCGCCGGCCGCGGCTACCACCTGCTGCTGCAGCTCTCCCAAGAGGGACTCGTCGCCTGGGGACCCACCGCCCGCGTCGGCCAGGGACTCGTGCTCCTCGACGAGTGGGCACCGGCGGCCGCCGAGGTCCCGGACCGCGACGAAGCACTCCGCCGCGTCCTCGTCGGCTACCTGCGCGGCCGGGGTCCCGCAACCGAGACCGACGCCGCCGGCTGGACGAAGCTCCCGCTCGGCGACCTCCGCCGTGCCCGAGCCGCAGCCGGCGACGCCGTCGAGGACCTCGGCGACGGACTCCTCGCGCTCGCCGACCGTCCCACCACCGGCGGGACACCCATCGTGCACCTACTGCCCGGGTTCGACGAGTACCTGCTCGGGTACGCCGACCGCTCCGCTCAGCTCGACCCCGCGCACGCCGACCGGGTCGTCCCCGGCGCCAACGGGATGTTCCTGCCGATGGTCGTCGTCCGCGGTCGGGTCGTCGGCACCTGGAAGCGGACCGAGCGCGCCGGCGGGGTCCTCGTCACCGTCACGCCCTTCGCGGCGCTCGACACCGCTGCGGTGCGCGCGCTCGACGCGGCCGCCGCCCGGTACGCGCGGTTCCTCGACGCGCCCGTCGCGTTCGGGGTGGTGGAGGCGACCAGCCGCTGA
- a CDS encoding DnaJ domain-containing protein — translation MTDSPADATPYEVLGVPATADDDALRRAYRRAARESHPDLGGDAQHFRRVQLAWERIGTPAARRAYDAGSRGSFSSSGTGPFSASGASGSSTGRPDSGRDAYAPPSARRDTRPRARSHGHPGGRSREVFLQAEREWVGLGDPIEDPYDPTLIRSAPRHIRRLLGEALAEEATASIVSDMGIGVTVWHDLDAGAEGKLDHAVLTPSGLWAVESIDWGAPVRVEHGDIVGETLAPGERPVKELVRAARAVQKQTRVRFTGRLLVVPDSAVEVDVQLVGSPKKPTALVVRRSALGQVLNGVWSPPGSVDVFEIRDRLQQTVRFV, via the coding sequence ATGACCGACAGCCCGGCCGACGCCACCCCGTACGAAGTCCTCGGCGTCCCCGCGACCGCCGACGACGACGCGCTCCGCCGCGCCTACCGCCGCGCTGCCCGCGAATCCCACCCCGACCTCGGCGGTGACGCGCAGCACTTCCGGCGCGTCCAGCTCGCCTGGGAACGCATCGGCACGCCCGCTGCACGCCGCGCGTACGACGCCGGCTCCCGCGGCTCGTTCAGCAGCAGCGGTACCGGGCCGTTCAGCGCGTCCGGTGCGTCCGGTTCGTCGACCGGGAGGCCCGATTCCGGTCGCGACGCCTACGCACCTCCGTCAGCCCGTCGCGACACCCGCCCCCGCGCGCGGTCCCACGGACACCCCGGCGGACGGTCCCGCGAGGTCTTCCTGCAGGCGGAACGCGAATGGGTCGGACTCGGCGACCCCATCGAGGACCCCTACGACCCCACCCTCATCCGGTCCGCGCCCCGGCACATCCGGCGGCTGCTCGGCGAAGCACTCGCCGAGGAGGCCACCGCCTCGATCGTCTCGGACATGGGCATCGGCGTGACGGTGTGGCACGACCTGGACGCCGGCGCCGAGGGCAAGCTCGACCACGCCGTCCTGACCCCGAGCGGACTCTGGGCCGTCGAGTCGATCGACTGGGGCGCCCCGGTGCGGGTGGAGCACGGCGACATCGTCGGCGAGACCCTGGCACCCGGCGAGCGGCCGGTGAAGGAACTGGTCCGCGCCGCCCGTGCCGTGCAGAAGCAGACCCGGGTGCGGTTCACCGGCCGCTTGCTCGTCGTGCCGGACTCCGCCGTCGAGGTCGACGTGCAGCTCGTCGGCTCCCCGAAGAAGCCGACCGCGCTCGTCGTCCGGCGCAGTGCGCTCGGGCAGGTCCTGAACGGCGTGTGGTCTCCGCCCGGCTCGGTCGACGTGTTCGAGATCCGCGACCGCTTGCAGCAGACCGTCCGCTTCGTCTGA
- a CDS encoding RNA-binding S4 domain-containing protein has product MAKARVDSWIWAVRITKTRSAATAACKAGHVRVNGERAKPAQPIGPGDEVRVRQNGFDRIVVVTGIILKRTSAPEAAKHFEDKTPPRLSKEEAGFVPMRDRGAGRPSKRERRDLEKLRGY; this is encoded by the coding sequence ATGGCCAAGGCTCGCGTGGACAGCTGGATCTGGGCGGTGCGGATCACGAAGACCCGCTCCGCTGCGACCGCCGCGTGCAAGGCCGGGCACGTCCGGGTGAACGGGGAGCGTGCGAAGCCTGCGCAGCCGATCGGCCCCGGCGACGAGGTCCGGGTCCGGCAGAACGGGTTCGACCGGATCGTCGTCGTGACGGGGATCATCCTGAAGCGGACGAGTGCGCCCGAGGCCGCGAAGCACTTCGAGGACAAGACGCCGCCGCGGCTCTCAAAGGAAGAGGCCGGGTTCGTCCCGATGCGTGACCGCGGTGCCGGACGCCCGAGCAAGCGGGAGCGCCGAGACCTCGAGAAGCTCCGCGGCTACTGA
- a CDS encoding S1C family serine protease, which produces MNETPNPAADADREHDEQGSARTDGAEQQRQQQAYGMRWEAPHADPATLRPAYAFDGSGPYLYGPDGSGPYAYSPDGRGPYLIGSPALTGTHHAWAHTAATANHPGAVTKRPRRLGLMIGSGIAALAIVGAAGGTALGLSSQSTTTTSSQSQGTTTLPDSGSGTGGTGSSDGTNGFTVPGDGTGSGTGTGTGTTQSPATAATAAQKKGVVTINTVLNYDESSQAAGTGMILSANGTVLTNNHVIQGATSITVTDETTGKEYKADVVGTDATNDVAVLKLENASGLSTVTLDDDGEPSTGDTVTDVGNAEGTGNLVAAEGTVTATDQDIQVQSESGTGTESLSGLIEIAADIVSGDSGGPVVDSEGEVVGMATAASSGTADVTGYAIPITTAKAIAEKILDGESSSTITIGLPAFLGVQVSSTAGTTNGVAVAGTVEGSGAASAGLTEGDTITSLGGTTVTTSDELTAAVQSHAVGDKVVVGYTDSTGAAKTVTVTLTAGPAA; this is translated from the coding sequence ATGAACGAGACCCCGAACCCCGCCGCCGACGCCGACCGCGAGCACGACGAGCAGGGCAGCGCCCGGACCGACGGCGCGGAGCAGCAGCGGCAGCAGCAGGCGTACGGGATGCGCTGGGAGGCACCGCACGCCGACCCCGCCACCCTCCGTCCGGCCTACGCCTTCGACGGCTCCGGCCCGTACCTCTACGGCCCGGACGGCTCCGGCCCCTACGCCTACTCCCCCGACGGCCGCGGCCCGTACCTGATCGGCAGCCCGGCGCTCACCGGCACCCACCACGCCTGGGCGCACACCGCGGCGACGGCGAACCACCCGGGTGCGGTCACGAAGCGCCCGCGGCGCCTCGGCCTGATGATCGGCTCCGGCATCGCGGCACTCGCCATCGTGGGCGCCGCCGGCGGCACCGCACTGGGTCTGTCCTCGCAGAGCACGACGACCACGTCGAGCCAGTCGCAGGGCACCACGACGCTGCCCGACAGCGGATCCGGTACCGGCGGCACCGGCAGCAGCGACGGGACGAACGGCTTCACGGTGCCCGGCGACGGCACCGGGAGCGGCACCGGGACCGGGACCGGGACGACCCAGTCCCCCGCCACCGCAGCGACGGCCGCCCAGAAGAAGGGCGTCGTGACGATCAACACCGTCCTGAACTACGACGAGTCCTCGCAGGCTGCCGGCACCGGCATGATCCTCAGCGCGAACGGCACGGTCCTGACGAACAACCACGTCATCCAGGGCGCCACGAGCATCACCGTCACCGACGAGACCACGGGCAAGGAGTACAAGGCCGACGTGGTGGGCACCGACGCCACGAACGACGTCGCCGTCCTGAAACTCGAGAACGCGTCCGGCCTGTCCACCGTCACGCTCGACGACGACGGCGAGCCGAGCACCGGCGACACCGTCACCGACGTCGGCAACGCAGAGGGCACGGGCAACCTCGTCGCCGCCGAGGGCACCGTCACGGCCACCGACCAGGACATCCAGGTGCAGAGCGAGTCCGGCACCGGCACCGAGTCGCTGTCCGGTCTGATCGAGATCGCGGCGGACATCGTCTCCGGCGACTCCGGCGGCCCCGTCGTCGACAGCGAGGGCGAGGTCGTCGGCATGGCGACCGCGGCGTCCTCGGGCACCGCGGACGTCACCGGGTACGCCATCCCGATCACCACCGCGAAGGCGATCGCCGAGAAGATCCTGGACGGGGAGTCCTCGAGCACGATCACCATCGGCCTGCCCGCGTTCCTCGGGGTCCAGGTCAGCAGCACCGCGGGCACCACGAATGGTGTGGCCGTCGCCGGCACGGTCGAGGGTTCCGGGGCCGCGAGCGCCGGCCTGACCGAGGGCGACACGATCACGAGCCTGGGCGGGACCACGGTCACGACCTCGGACGAGCTCACCGCCGCCGTGCAGTCGCACGCCGTCGGTGACAAGGTCGTGGTCGGCTACACCGACAGCACCGGAGCCGCCAAGACCGTCACCGTCACCCTGACCGCCGGCCCGGCCGCCTAA
- a CDS encoding FecCD family ABC transporter permease: MRSSTSAPPAPASVSRLVGATVLAVVVLAVACALSIAYGSRPIPLGTVLDTVLHPGRNDEVGLIVLGNRVPRTVVGLLAGAALGVAGAVMQGVTRNPLADPSVLGINSGAALAVVAGIALFGVSGTAAYLPFAFVGAALAALLVYGIAAVARRGLSPVGLALSGAVVAAALSSITTAVLVTNASLLDQLRFWQVGALAGKDLGTAGIITAPVLIGLVIAFGLGRSLNTLALGDELAASLGQRVVLVRAVGGLVTVLLAGSAVAAAGPVAFVGLAVPHAVRRLSGPDHRWTILLSAIVAPALLLVADVIGRVVAYPGELQVGIVTALIGAPVFIALVRSRAVRGL; the protein is encoded by the coding sequence ATGCGCTCCTCCACGTCCGCGCCACCGGCGCCCGCCTCCGTCTCCCGCCTGGTCGGGGCGACCGTGCTGGCCGTCGTCGTCCTCGCCGTGGCGTGTGCGCTGTCGATCGCCTACGGATCACGGCCGATCCCGCTCGGCACCGTGCTCGACACCGTCCTGCACCCGGGGCGCAACGACGAGGTCGGGCTCATCGTGCTCGGCAACCGCGTCCCGCGCACCGTCGTCGGGCTCCTCGCCGGTGCGGCCCTCGGTGTCGCCGGCGCGGTGATGCAGGGTGTGACCCGCAACCCGCTCGCCGACCCGAGCGTCCTCGGCATCAACTCGGGGGCAGCCCTCGCCGTGGTGGCCGGCATCGCGCTGTTCGGGGTGAGCGGCACGGCCGCGTACCTGCCGTTCGCGTTCGTCGGTGCGGCCCTCGCGGCACTGCTCGTCTACGGGATCGCCGCCGTCGCCCGCCGCGGGCTGTCACCGGTCGGCCTCGCGTTGTCCGGCGCCGTGGTCGCCGCTGCGCTCTCGTCGATCACGACCGCGGTGCTCGTGACGAACGCGAGCCTGCTCGACCAGCTGCGGTTCTGGCAGGTCGGCGCACTCGCCGGCAAGGACCTCGGCACCGCGGGCATCATCACGGCCCCCGTGCTGATCGGTCTCGTGATCGCGTTCGGCCTCGGACGGTCGCTCAACACCCTCGCCCTCGGCGACGAGCTCGCAGCGTCGCTCGGACAGCGGGTGGTGCTCGTGCGAGCCGTCGGCGGACTCGTGACGGTGCTGCTCGCCGGGTCCGCGGTGGCCGCAGCCGGGCCGGTCGCGTTCGTCGGGCTCGCCGTGCCGCACGCCGTCCGTCGCCTGAGCGGCCCCGACCACCGGTGGACGATCCTGCTCTCCGCGATCGTCGCCCCGGCGCTGCTGCTGGTGGCCGACGTCATCGGGCGCGTCGTGGCGTACCCGGGCGAGCTGCAGGTGGGCATCGTCACGGCGCTCATCGGTGCGCCGGTGTTCATCGCGCTCGTGCGGTCGAGGGCGGTGCGGGGCCTGTGA
- a CDS encoding FecCD family ABC transporter permease, translating into MSTSLRGALVGARRELVVLAAVVVVLVALVLVGLGVGSIPLTPAQVAGALFGQGDRISDFVIGQLRGPRVLGAVLVGASLGVAGAIVQSVVRNPIASPDVIGITSGASAAGLTAIVLFGASGGTLFSVVLVGAVVVSVVIAGLAWRRGITGNRVVLVGIGVAAICLSITGWMLTSGTVTQAGTALLWLSGSLNAVDRNLVGVLGVAFVVLFLLALLQSSRLTVLTLGDDVAAALGLRPDRAKVLLLLTAVCLTAAAVATAGPVSFVALMAAPIARRLVGGGRVALGPAAAVGAAITLGSDLIAQFAIPGNALPVGVVTGVVGAPYLLWLLARGR; encoded by the coding sequence GTGTCGACGTCCCTCCGGGGTGCGCTCGTCGGTGCCCGGCGCGAGCTCGTGGTCCTGGCGGCCGTCGTCGTCGTGCTCGTCGCGCTGGTGCTCGTCGGACTCGGGGTCGGTTCGATCCCGCTCACCCCGGCGCAGGTGGCCGGCGCGCTGTTCGGTCAGGGCGACCGCATCTCGGACTTCGTCATCGGGCAACTGCGCGGTCCGCGGGTGCTCGGTGCGGTGCTGGTCGGCGCGAGCCTGGGAGTCGCCGGCGCCATCGTGCAGAGCGTGGTCCGCAACCCGATCGCGAGCCCGGACGTCATCGGCATCACCTCGGGTGCCAGTGCGGCGGGTCTCACCGCGATCGTGCTGTTCGGGGCGTCCGGCGGCACGCTCTTCTCGGTCGTGCTCGTCGGCGCGGTCGTCGTCTCGGTCGTGATCGCCGGACTGGCCTGGCGCCGGGGGATCACCGGCAACCGGGTCGTGCTCGTCGGGATCGGCGTCGCGGCGATCTGCTTGAGCATCACGGGGTGGATGCTCACCAGCGGTACCGTCACCCAGGCCGGCACCGCGCTGCTCTGGCTGTCCGGCAGCCTGAACGCCGTCGACCGGAACCTGGTCGGGGTGCTCGGTGTGGCGTTCGTCGTGTTGTTCCTGCTCGCCTTGCTGCAGTCGTCGCGCCTGACCGTCCTGACGCTCGGCGACGATGTCGCGGCGGCCCTCGGGCTCCGGCCGGACCGCGCGAAGGTGCTCCTGCTCCTCACCGCGGTGTGCCTGACCGCAGCCGCGGTGGCCACGGCGGGCCCGGTGTCGTTCGTCGCACTCATGGCGGCGCCGATCGCCCGTCGCCTCGTCGGGGGCGGCCGCGTCGCCCTCGGGCCGGCCGCCGCGGTCGGGGCGGCGATCACGCTCGGCAGCGACCTCATCGCCCAGTTCGCGATCCCCGGCAACGCCCTGCCCGTCGGCGTCGTCACGGGCGTCGTCGGCGCCCCGTACCTGCTCTGGCTGCTCGCGCGCGGGCGCTGA
- a CDS encoding FHA domain-containing protein — protein sequence MPDPVVPQPDGQKTPEQRLVDTTLTFSMDMGAALTAESGVSAEEREAVNALPSGSALLVVRRGPNVGARFLLDSDVTTAGRHPDADIFLDDVTVSRKHAQFLRQGTAFTVKDNGSLNGTYFDGARIDEAPLTDGAEVQVGKFRLTFYASRVDLARLANA from the coding sequence ATGCCAGATCCAGTGGTCCCGCAGCCCGACGGTCAGAAGACCCCGGAGCAGCGGCTGGTCGACACCACGCTGACCTTCAGCATGGACATGGGCGCGGCGCTCACCGCCGAGTCCGGTGTCTCAGCCGAAGAGCGCGAGGCGGTCAACGCCCTACCGTCCGGATCGGCGCTGCTCGTCGTGCGCCGCGGTCCGAACGTGGGTGCGCGGTTCCTCCTCGACTCCGACGTCACGACGGCCGGTCGGCACCCCGACGCCGACATCTTCCTCGACGACGTCACGGTCTCCCGCAAGCACGCGCAGTTCCTGCGGCAGGGCACGGCCTTCACGGTCAAGGACAACGGCTCGCTGAACGGCACGTACTTCGACGGTGCACGCATCGACGAAGCGCCGCTCACCGACGGGGCCGAGGTCCAGGTCGGCAAGTTCCGTCTGACGTTCTACGCGTCCCGGGTCGACCTGGCGCGCCTGGCGAACGCGTAG
- a CDS encoding MerR family transcriptional regulator, with translation MAARSAAARAGSAAPDLLTIGQVLARLKPEFADLSSSKLRFLEERELVTPIRTASGYRKFSAADVDRLRVILGLQRDHYLPLKVIKDYLADLDAGREPVLPGGGDAPRPSILGRERRYTRDEAARAAGASPMLLADAVSASLLPATETYGEDSVSVLKALVELQRTGIEPRHLRTLRSTAEREVGLIESALMPVSRRGDATSRAKATELAREIAVQLEVIRSSLIRAAIGRLDA, from the coding sequence GTGGCCGCACGGTCCGCTGCGGCCCGGGCGGGGTCAGCGGCACCGGACCTGCTCACGATCGGGCAGGTCCTCGCTCGCCTCAAGCCCGAGTTCGCGGACCTGTCGAGCTCCAAGCTGCGCTTCCTCGAAGAGCGCGAGCTCGTCACGCCGATCCGCACGGCCAGCGGGTACCGCAAGTTCTCGGCGGCCGACGTCGACCGCCTCCGGGTGATCCTCGGCCTGCAGCGCGACCACTACCTGCCGCTCAAGGTCATCAAGGACTACCTCGCCGACCTCGACGCGGGGCGCGAACCGGTCCTCCCCGGTGGTGGGGACGCCCCTCGCCCCTCGATCCTCGGGCGCGAACGTCGGTACACCCGCGACGAGGCCGCGCGCGCGGCCGGCGCGTCCCCGATGCTCCTGGCGGACGCGGTCTCCGCCTCGTTGCTCCCCGCCACCGAGACCTACGGCGAGGACAGCGTGTCCGTCCTCAAGGCGCTCGTCGAGCTGCAGCGGACCGGCATCGAGCCGCGCCACCTGCGCACGCTCCGCAGCACCGCCGAGCGCGAGGTCGGGCTCATCGAATCCGCGCTCATGCCCGTGTCCCGCCGGGGCGACGCCACGTCGCGGGCGAAGGCCACCGAACTGGCACGCGAGATCGCCGTCCAGCTCGAGGTCATCCGCTCGAGCCTCATCCGCGCGGCGATCGGTCGTCTCGACGCATGA